The following nucleotide sequence is from Acetivibrio cellulolyticus CD2.
TGGTCAACTGGCAGATGAAGACAGATTCGGCAAGGTCCTCAGGGGAAAAGGCCTTATAAAGACTGATTCAGGTTGGAAAAAGTTTGACTATGTCCCCGAAGAGCAGACGTTTATAGATATAGAACCTGAATTTACAGGCAGATTGTGCATTATAGGAGCGGGTTTAAATAAAAATGCTATAAGCGATCTTTTTAATGAGGTAAAACTATGATGAGGGGTATTGATACAATCATTTTCACCGGCTTCCTTGGTGCCGGAAAAACAACAGCTATAAATGGGTTTCTTAAAAGTGAACTATGTAATAAAAAGAAGATATTGGTGGTTCTTTGTGAGCAAGGGGAACAAGAAATCATAAATTCGGAGCAGTTGAAGGTTGAACTTTCAATAGAAGAAATAAAAAAGGATGCTGAATTAAATGACTCTGTGTTGAAAGAAATGATCTCAAAGCATAAACCAGATCTTATTATCATAGAACTTAACGGTATGAAGAATCCTAAGCATGAACTGGATGAACTGGAAAACAGTGAAATTCATATTGCAAGGATTGTGAATGTAGTTGATGCAAAAATGTATGAATTTTTTGCAGGTCTCTCAAGCAATATAACAAACGAGCAGATTGCTTGCAGCGATATAAACCTTATAAACTTTATTGATAAAGTGAATCAGGATAAGCAGAAAGCTGTGAGTGAAATTATAAAGTCAGTGGATACTGATGCAAGTATTATTAAGTTGTCAGAACCAGACGATTTTACCTCAATTGCGGATAAGGGATTTATCATGCGTGTAAAAAGGAGCGGCTTTCTAAGCAAAACTTCTAACAAGCTGTTAGCTTTAGTACTGGTACTTGTAATGATTTATATCGGTGCATTGGTTATTACTTCAATAAATTTTGGGAGTATTGATTTTACAGGTGTACAGGATTTTTCAACAATTTTTGTCAGCCTTATTATGCAGGCCTTTCCCTTTTTGATGGTGGGTACAATCATTTCGGCAGTAATTCAAGTATTCGTTTCGGAGGAGAGGTTTGTAAAGTTTTTTCCTAAAAACAAGCTGCTATCCTTTGGAGCGGCAATTCTCTCGGGATTTTTTCTTCCTTTGTGCGATTGTGCTGTGGTGCCTGTGGCAGCAAGGCTTATAAAAAAGGGCGTGCCTGTTCCGGCTGCGGTAACCTTTATGCTGGCGTCTCCAATCGTTAATCCAATTACAATTGCAGCTACATTTTATGCGTTTCCTGGACAAGCCTCCATCGCTTTTTACAGAGTTTGTATTGGAGTGACGCTGGCATTGGCTGTGGGTATTGTCTGGATGCTTTTTTCTGAAGACGCAGAGGTGACACTAAACAGGAAATGGAAGCTTTTTTGTGATTGCGGATTCTGTGAAGCCGATGGAGTGCAGGGAATAGAAAAAAACAGTAGGCTAGGTGCAGTGCTCAAGCATTCAGCAGATGAATTTTTTAGTGTTGGACGTTTCCTGATTCTTGGTGCTGCCATTTCAAGCCTTGTGCAGGTAGTACTTTCAAAGGAATGGTTGACTGGATTTGCAGGAAACCCGGTATGGTCAGTTGCGGTAATGATGCTTGCAGCATTTTTGATGTCGGTTTGTTCTACGGCGGATGCTTTTATTGCAAGAAGCTTTGCCACAGTAGTTCCAATGCAGGGAGTAATGAGCTTTATGGTTTTAGGACCGCTTCTGGATATAAAAAACGTGTTGATGATGTCAGGTTGTTTTAAAAAGAGGTTTATTGCTATAACAGCATTTTTTACAATTGCTATAGGATATTCGGTATTAGTGGTAGCAACAAATATTATTTATAGGTGATTAAAATGATGGGATTATTATATAGAATAAATAAAGCAGTATTATATAAAATTTCTGTAATGCTTGTATTTGCCGGTTTTTTTCTCGTAGCAAGTTTTAATGGGAAAGCAAAACTATACATACATCCGAAACTTGTACCTATGTTGGTTATGTGTGCATTTGTTTTTATCGCTATTTCTTTTGTATTGTCAAAGGATTTGTTCACAGGCGGCAGGAAAGCAAAAATCAATTTTTCCATGCTTATTTTTATTCCACCGCTGCTTATGGCTTTGATAATCCCTGCAAAACCAGTTGCAAACAACTTTTCGGCGTATAATTCTGCCAATCAGTACTTGCAAGGTCCATCGGGAATTTCAGCAGATAATGGGAAGCAAATTCAGCAACAGGCTGATCAGACAAGCAATCCAGAGGATACATCAGGCGATGCTTATGAAGATGGTAGCGATAGTGAAACTGAAGTTCCGCAATTTCAGATTAAGGACAACAAAATTGTAATTAGAGATAATAATTATTTAAAGTGGATGGAAGAAATCTGCAATAACACATCAAAGTATGAAGGAAAAGAAATTGAACTTATTGGGTTTGTTTTCAAAGATAATAATTTCAAGGAGAATGAGTTTGTTGCAGCAAGGTCTGTAATGGCATGCTGTGCTGCTGATACACAAGTAGTTGGTTTTATGTGCAAGTATAATGAAGCTTCTTCCTTGAAAAAGAACTCCTGGTATAAATATTCGGGAAAAATAATAATGTACACATATGAAGGCAAGCAAATGCCTGCTATCGAGATAGAAAATATGATTTCGGTTGAAAAACCCAAAGATGAATACTTATATCCGTATTAAACTTATCAGTTTTTTCTTTGTAATTATTGGGTATAACTTAAAATTAAGATATATTAATGATGAATGCAGGAAAAGGAGGGGGTCAAATGAGTATATTTAAATGCTCAATCTGTGGTTTTACATATGATGAAGCCGCAGGACTGCCGGAAAAAGGTATTGCTCCGGGAACAAAGTGGGAGGATATTCCTCATGATTTTCTCTGCCCATGGTGTGGTGCACCAAAGTCGGCATTTGGGGAAGAGAAAGAACAAGTAATTGTTGCTACGACTGCAGCTCCTGAGGATGAAGATTTTGAAAGCTTAAGAGAGCTTTCAGCGGGCGAACTCAGTGCATTATGCTCCAACCTTGCCAAGGGCTGTGAGAAACAACACCTCACAGAAGAAATGGATTTATTTAACCAGCTTGCTGATTACTATAAAAGCAAGGTTCCTGTCCAAAACGGGAAAGGGTTTGATGCTGTAGCAAAGCTTTTGAATTCTGATTTGACAGAGGGTTACGCCAAAGCTAATGCATCAGCATCAGCAAAAGCAGACAGAGGAGCATTACGGTCACTTGTTTGGAGCGAAAAGGTAAGCAGAATGATAAAATCCCTTCTTGACAGATATTCTAAAGAAGGCGATGCAATGCTTTTAAATACAAAGATTTATGTTTGTGACATTTGCGGCTTCGTATATATAGGGAATAACCTGCCGGAAATTTGTCCAGTATGCAAAGTGCCTAATTACAAAATTTCGCAGATAGGAAGGAGGTAAGACTATGCCAGCTGTGAGAAACATCAGATTATGTACAAAAGACTGTATGTGCCTTTATGTATGTCCGACAGGGGCAACAGATACCGAAAACAGTATAATTGATGTAAGCAAATGTATAAAAGGCTGCAGGAAGTGTGTAGATGCCTGTCCATCCGGAGCAATTTCACTCCTTCCAGATGAATATCCTCCACAGCAGCCAAAGACTGATAATGTAGTGAATGCCTTGCACTCTTTAGCTCAAAGTAAAGTTGAACAGGAAAGTATTGCTGCTGATATATCTAGATCAAGTGATAATGCAATTACTCGTCAATTTGCAGAGGCAGTTTCTAAATCTAACAGACTTATGGCAGAAGATTTAATCAGAGAATCTGGATATATGCTCCCTCAGAGCGATGAGGTGAGAAGTTTACTGGAATCTATGACTCAAAATCCCCCAAAGGACTTTCCTTTGGAGGCCGCAGAAAAGTTATTAATGAAGCTCAAAAGAGCAAAATCAAATAATGAAAATAAAGGAGAGGGTACCATGAATATTAAAGGAACAAAAACGGAGAAAAATCTTGCAGCGGCATTTGCCGGTGAATCACAGGCAAGGAACAAGTACACATACTTTGCATCTGTTGCAAAAAAAGAAGGCTACGAGCAAATTGCAGCAATATTTGAAGAAACCGCAAACAATGAAAAAGAACACGCAAAACTATGGTTCAAGGCACTTGGTGAACTCGGAGACACAGCGGCTAATCTGCTTCATGCAGCAGAAGGTGAAAACTATGAATGGACTGATATGTATGAAGGATTTGCAAAGGATGCAGAAGCAGAAGGCTTTACTGCACTTGCCGCTCAGTTCAGAATGGTTGCAAAAATAGAGAAGGCTCACGAGGAAAGATACCGTGCACTTCTTAAGAATATTGAAATGCAAAAGGTATTTGAAAAAGCAGAAGAAACCATGTGGGAATGCCGTAACTGTGGCCATCTTGTAATGGGTAAGAAAGCACCTGAGGTTTGCCCTGTCTGTGCACATCCGAAAAGCTTTTTTGAAGTGAGAAAAGAAAACTATTAAATTCGTTTGAATTGCTTTTTGTTTTTAGGATGAAGAAAAAATTAACCATGCTCACTTCGCTTGATGTGAGTGTGG
It contains:
- a CDS encoding permease; this translates as MMRGIDTIIFTGFLGAGKTTAINGFLKSELCNKKKILVVLCEQGEQEIINSEQLKVELSIEEIKKDAELNDSVLKEMISKHKPDLIIIELNGMKNPKHELDELENSEIHIARIVNVVDAKMYEFFAGLSSNITNEQIACSDINLINFIDKVNQDKQKAVSEIIKSVDTDASIIKLSEPDDFTSIADKGFIMRVKRSGFLSKTSNKLLALVLVLVMIYIGALVITSINFGSIDFTGVQDFSTIFVSLIMQAFPFLMVGTIISAVIQVFVSEERFVKFFPKNKLLSFGAAILSGFFLPLCDCAVVPVAARLIKKGVPVPAAVTFMLASPIVNPITIAATFYAFPGQASIAFYRVCIGVTLALAVGIVWMLFSEDAEVTLNRKWKLFCDCGFCEADGVQGIEKNSRLGAVLKHSADEFFSVGRFLILGAAISSLVQVVLSKEWLTGFAGNPVWSVAVMMLAAFLMSVCSTADAFIARSFATVVPMQGVMSFMVLGPLLDIKNVLMMSGCFKKRFIAITAFFTIAIGYSVLVVATNIIYR
- a CDS encoding TIGR03943 family putative permease subunit; translation: MMGLLYRINKAVLYKISVMLVFAGFFLVASFNGKAKLYIHPKLVPMLVMCAFVFIAISFVLSKDLFTGGRKAKINFSMLIFIPPLLMALIIPAKPVANNFSAYNSANQYLQGPSGISADNGKQIQQQADQTSNPEDTSGDAYEDGSDSETEVPQFQIKDNKIVIRDNNYLKWMEEICNNTSKYEGKEIELIGFVFKDNNFKENEFVAARSVMACCAADTQVVGFMCKYNEASSLKKNSWYKYSGKIIMYTYEGKQMPAIEIENMISVEKPKDEYLYPY
- a CDS encoding rubredoxin gives rise to the protein MSIFKCSICGFTYDEAAGLPEKGIAPGTKWEDIPHDFLCPWCGAPKSAFGEEKEQVIVATTAAPEDEDFESLRELSAGELSALCSNLAKGCEKQHLTEEMDLFNQLADYYKSKVPVQNGKGFDAVAKLLNSDLTEGYAKANASASAKADRGALRSLVWSEKVSRMIKSLLDRYSKEGDAMLLNTKIYVCDICGFVYIGNNLPEICPVCKVPNYKISQIGRR
- the rbr gene encoding rubrerythrin, with translation MNIKGTKTEKNLAAAFAGESQARNKYTYFASVAKKEGYEQIAAIFEETANNEKEHAKLWFKALGELGDTAANLLHAAEGENYEWTDMYEGFAKDAEAEGFTALAAQFRMVAKIEKAHEERYRALLKNIEMQKVFEKAEETMWECRNCGHLVMGKKAPEVCPVCAHPKSFFEVRKENY